In the Sus scrofa isolate TJ Tabasco breed Duroc chromosome 7, Sscrofa11.1, whole genome shotgun sequence genome, one interval contains:
- the HOMEZ gene encoding homeobox and leucine zipper protein Homez: protein MVRGWEPPPGPDSAISEGHKSESTMPPNKEASSLNSSPAGLICLPPISEELQLVWTQAAQTSELDGNEHLLQTFSYFPYPSLADIALLCLRYGLQMEKVKTWFMAQRLRCGISWSSEEIEETRARVVYHRDQLHFKSLLSFTHHAGRPPEEVPPSPMPPPEQVGLGIVPLTLSEPTQKKGLKVEPEESSEPLSHQKAKEPLLVPGTGTFPHQSNFWQDLQSSGFSKGQAGRDPDQSHGLGTASWNHSTAVHQPRARDKPPPISLLASSCKKESASNVTPPSSTSSSSFQVLANGATATSKPLQPLGCIPQPPSPKEQALPPHLEPAWPQGLRHNSAPGRVGPAEYLSPDMQRQRKTKRKTKEQLAILKSFFLQCQWARREDYHKLEQITGLPRPEIIQWFGDTRYALKHGQLKWFRDNAVPGAPSFQDPAIPTPPPSTRSLNDWAETPPLPNPPPPPDIRPLERYWSTHQQLRQSDIPQLSQASRLSTQQVLDWFDSRLPEPAEVVVCLDEEEEEEEEELPEDCEDEEEEEEDDDDDDDDVIIQD, encoded by the coding sequence CGATCTCTGAAGGGCACAAGTCAGAAAGCACCATGCCTCCTAATAAAGAGGCCAGCAGTCTTAATAGCTCCCCTGCGGGGCTCATCTGTCTCCCTCCAATTTCTGAGGAGCTACAGCTTGTGTGGACCCAAGCAGCCCAGACCAGTGAGCTGGATGGCAATGAACACTTGCTACAAACCTTCAGCTACTTTCCCTATCCCAGTTTAGCAGACATTGCCCTTCTCTGCCTACGCTATGGGCTGCAGATGGAGAAAGTCAAGACTTGGTTCATGGCCCAGCGCCTCCGCTGTGGCATTAGCTGGTCATCCGAAGAAATAGAAGAGACTCGAGCCCGTGTGGTCTACCATCGGGACCAACTCCACTTCAAATCCCTTCTCTCTTTCACTCATCATGCAGGGCGGCCCCCAGAGGAGGTGCCTCCTTCTCCGATGCCACCTCCAGAACAAGTGGGTCTTGGAATAGTGCCCCTGACTCTTAGCGAGCCCACCCAGAAGAAAGGATTGAAGGTAGAGCCTGAGGAGTCCTCAGAGCCACTGAGTCACCAGAAAGCAAAAGAGCCCCTGTTGGTACCTGGCACTGGGACATTCCCCCACCAATCAAACTTTTGGCAGGATCTTCAGAGCAGTGGCTTCTCTaaagggcaggcaggcagggatcCCGACCAGTCCCACGGCCTAGGTACTGCTTCCTGGAACCACTCCACAGCTGTCCACCAGCCCCGAGCTCGGGATAAGCCCCCGCCCATCTCATTACTTGCCAGTAGTTGCAAGAAGGAGTCCGCATCTAATGTGACTCCTCCTTCCTctacctcttcttcctctttccaggTACTGGCTAATGGAGCTACTGCCACCTCTAAACCCCTCCAGCCACTGGGCTGTATCCCACAGCCACCATCACCCAAGGAACAGGCACTACCCCCACATCTGGAGCCAGCCTGGCCCCAGGGGCTAAGGCATAACTCAGCACCAGGGAGGGTTGGCCCTGCAGAGTACCTTTCCCCAGATATGCAGCGCCAGCGAAAGACCAAGCGCAAAACCAAAGAGCAGCTGGCTATCCTCAAATCATTTTTCCTACAGTGCCAGTGGGCACGGCGTGAGGATTACCATAAATTAGAGCAGATCACTGGTTTACCTCGGCCTGAGATTATTCAGTGGTTTGGTGACACACGCTATGCCTTGAAGCATGGGCAACTAAAATGGTTTCGGGACAACGCAGTACCTGGGGCCCCTAGCTTccaggatccagcaattcccacACCACCACCTTCAACCCGCTCCTTGAATGATTGGGCTGAGACACCACCTCTGCcgaatcccccacccccaccggatATACGACCCCTGGAGAGGTACTGGTCAACCCACCAACAGCTACGGCAGAGCGATATCCCTCAACTGAGTCAGGCATCAAGGCTGAGCACCCAGCAGGTATTGGATTGGTTTGACTCTCGATTACCTGAGCCAGCTGAAGTGGTGGTTTGTCtagatgaagaggaggaagaggaggaggaagaactgCCAGAAGACTGtgaggatgaagaggaggaggaagaagacgatgatgatgatgacgatgatgtgATCATCCAGGACTGA